In a genomic window of Gloeocapsopsis dulcis:
- a CDS encoding lipase family protein — protein MACLAQLAYVALNQSTTVVREVLASECLPFVQKYQKIEFLNLDSSSGLVDESDCCGFVLSTQTEIIIVIRGSQKIEDYFYNLLIVPNAQGIHSGFEYYVEQIWVQLQEILLREDNDKKDITVTGHSLGGAAAILIANQLNQPGFKPIAPHVLETYTFGSPPVCTGKIILFDTPLYRFCNSGDLIPYLPQILAVTVNRLPLLKQMLDKQIPQLSTILAGYTHFGYEYFIKSNYEICKTDNSFNTLRWRSIQYLKTIAPQLRSQKLLGLNSQSLLKQLINIIVEASLHEYRAIRYVERLNKGILPPWLLQ, from the coding sequence ATGGCTTGCCTTGCACAACTTGCTTATGTCGCTCTCAATCAAAGTACCACAGTTGTGCGTGAAGTATTAGCCTCTGAGTGTCTGCCATTTGTTCAAAAGTACCAAAAAATTGAATTTCTCAACCTTGATAGTAGCTCTGGTTTGGTTGATGAAAGTGATTGTTGTGGTTTTGTGCTATCCACACAAACCGAAATTATTATTGTTATTCGCGGTTCACAAAAGATTGAAGACTATTTCTATAACCTTCTGATTGTACCCAATGCACAAGGTATTCATTCAGGTTTTGAGTACTATGTAGAGCAGATTTGGGTTCAGCTACAAGAAATCTTATTGAGAGAAGATAATGATAAGAAAGATATTACTGTTACTGGGCATAGCTTAGGAGGAGCAGCCGCAATATTAATTGCCAACCAACTCAATCAACCAGGATTTAAGCCTATTGCCCCTCATGTTTTGGAAACTTATACATTTGGCTCTCCACCTGTATGCACAGGAAAAATCATATTGTTTGATACTCCATTATATCGATTTTGTAATTCTGGAGATTTAATTCCTTATTTACCTCAAATTTTGGCTGTCACTGTCAACCGACTTCCTTTGTTAAAGCAAATGCTGGATAAGCAAATACCACAACTTTCAACCATCCTTGCTGGATACACTCATTTTGGTTATGAATATTTCATTAAAAGTAATTATGAAATTTGCAAGACAGATAATTCTTTCAATACTTTGCGTTGGCGATCAATTCAGTATCTTAAAACAATCGCACCACAATTACGAAGTCAAAAACTACTTGGCTTAAATAGTCAAAGTTTACTCAAACAACTCATAAATATAATTGTGGAAGCATCTTTACACGAATATAGAGCAATTCGCTATGTAGAAAGGCTCAACAAAGGAATACTTCCTCCTTGGTTATTGCAATAA
- a CDS encoding M48 family metallopeptidase codes for MNVNKISGLSYQEYEHPFDKSARNTLEQTPGLEFLVKKLNYYGIEKILKIQYTGSNLKVNSQNFSDIYDILKKVCDVLCLAEVPELYIQWGYSINAFTAGVEKPIIVLNSGCIDLLSPEELMFVIGHEIGHIKSKHVLYYQMASVMPGLSHIIGEATFGLGGLVATGLQLALLNWRRMSEFTADRAGLLACQDVNCAANALIKMAGLPHKFFNTVGVESFITQAKEFEGYDYQTLDKVAKVMSTMWQEHPWTVMRASELFKWVETGAYHRVLQKRDWRQQRLREVPIS; via the coding sequence ATGAATGTCAATAAAATTTCTGGACTGAGTTACCAAGAATATGAACATCCTTTCGATAAATCTGCTCGCAACACATTGGAACAAACTCCTGGCTTAGAATTTTTAGTAAAAAAGCTAAACTATTATGGAATTGAAAAAATTCTCAAAATTCAGTATACGGGAAGTAACTTAAAGGTAAACTCGCAAAATTTTTCAGATATTTACGACATCTTAAAGAAAGTCTGCGATGTTCTTTGTCTTGCAGAAGTTCCTGAATTATATATTCAATGGGGCTATTCTATTAATGCTTTTACCGCTGGGGTGGAAAAACCAATAATTGTACTCAATTCTGGTTGTATTGACTTACTATCACCAGAAGAACTTATGTTTGTTATTGGTCATGAGATAGGACATATTAAAAGTAAGCATGTTCTCTACTATCAAATGGCATCTGTTATGCCTGGTTTAAGTCACATAATTGGAGAGGCAACATTTGGCCTTGGCGGACTGGTAGCAACTGGTTTACAGTTAGCTTTATTAAACTGGAGAAGAATGTCTGAATTTACAGCAGATAGAGCTGGATTACTTGCTTGTCAAGATGTTAACTGTGCTGCTAATGCTTTAATTAAAATGGCAGGTTTACCGCATAAATTTTTCAATACAGTTGGTGTAGAAAGCTTTATTACGCAAGCCAAAGAATTTGAAGGATATGACTATCAAACTTTAGACAAAGTTGCTAAAGTGATGAGTACAATGTGGCAAGAACATCCTTGGACAGTTATGCGAGCATCTGAGCTGTTTAAGTGGGTAGAAACTGGCGCATATCACCGAGTATTACAAAAACGGGACTGGCGACAGCAGAGGCTTAGAGAAGTTCCTATTTCTTAA
- a CDS encoding RDD family protein, translating into MDYANFWYRVTARLIDTIIIQIIYSIATEFILLFSDNIQEVITHLNLLLILGILFGWLYYSLMESSAKQATIGKMMLGIYVTDLQGKRISFSRATGRYFSNYISALTFGIGYLMVNFTKKKQALHDIMAGCLIVKERK; encoded by the coding sequence ATGGATTACGCAAATTTTTGGTATAGAGTTACCGCCAGACTTATTGACACCATTATTATACAGATTATTTACTCGATCGCAACTGAATTTATTTTGTTATTTTCAGACAATATACAAGAGGTGATAACCCATCTAAACTTGTTACTCATTTTAGGAATTTTATTTGGCTGGCTTTATTACTCACTGATGGAAAGTTCAGCTAAACAAGCAACAATAGGAAAAATGATGCTAGGTATTTATGTTACCGATTTACAGGGAAAAAGAATTTCTTTTAGTAGGGCTACAGGAAGATATTTTAGTAACTATATTTCAGCATTAACTTTTGGTATTGGCTACCTAATGGTAAACTTTACCAAGAAAAAACAAGCCCTTCATGACATCATGGCTGGTTGTCTTATAGTTAAGGAAAGAAAATAG
- a CDS encoding ShlB/FhaC/HecB family hemolysin secretion/activation protein — protein sequence MNIKFLSTLQTEKGIAIALNIIPILITKSVLAQSPPSGVTLPPDTPEILERTLPQPPQFPQTPPPQLPSPAPRLEVPPTPSPEIPTPTGDRFLVNKIEVLGSTVLQDEITALTEAFANREVTFEDLIQLRTDITQLYINNGYVTSGAFLPVNQDITRGVVTIQVVEGELERIDISGLQRLRSEYVRSRLEIATKPPVNQQRLERALQLLQIDPLIRQVNAELTAGSTAGRNILQVSLQEAPPFTAGLTTDNRQSPSIGSLQGSVFATHNNLLGFGDRLSAEYGITEGLDIYDINYTIPVNASNSTLGLRYGNSNSRIIEDPFRDFDIKSDTRTFSVSFRQPISQTPTNEFGLSLVFDLRRSRTFLLDETFSFTEGPDNGESRVSVVRFAQDWVDRGTTRVLAARSQFSFGIDAFDATINNTGTDGRFFSWLGQFQWVQQLSPRILLLSRLDVQLTPDSLLSLERFGLGGVDTVRGYRQNEIVADNAILGSVEVRFPLTSDPNILQIAPFIDLGTAWNNRFPDPDPTTLAGLGLGLRWLVSPNLALRLDYGVPLISIDDRGNSLQDQGLYFSLRYQPF from the coding sequence ATGAATATTAAGTTTCTTAGTACACTCCAAACTGAGAAAGGAATAGCGATCGCCCTAAACATTATCCCTATTCTCATTACCAAAAGTGTCTTAGCACAATCTCCACCATCAGGAGTCACGCTGCCACCCGATACACCAGAAATCCTCGAACGCACCCTTCCTCAACCGCCACAATTCCCGCAAACTCCACCACCACAACTTCCATCACCCGCACCTAGACTAGAAGTTCCCCCAACTCCATCACCGGAAATTCCTACTCCAACAGGCGATCGCTTTCTTGTCAACAAAATAGAAGTATTAGGAAGCACGGTTTTACAAGACGAAATCACTGCATTAACTGAAGCTTTCGCAAATCGTGAAGTCACTTTTGAAGATTTAATTCAACTACGTACCGATATCACTCAACTCTATATCAATAATGGCTATGTCACTTCTGGGGCATTTTTGCCTGTAAATCAAGATATTACGAGGGGCGTTGTCACAATCCAAGTTGTTGAAGGCGAACTTGAACGTATCGATATCAGTGGGTTACAAAGGTTGCGATCAGAATATGTGCGATCGCGTTTAGAAATTGCAACTAAACCACCCGTCAATCAACAACGCCTAGAACGTGCATTACAACTATTGCAAATTGATCCGTTAATTCGTCAAGTCAATGCAGAATTAACTGCAGGTAGTACTGCTGGACGCAATATTTTACAAGTCAGTCTGCAAGAAGCCCCTCCCTTTACTGCTGGCTTGACAACAGATAATCGTCAGTCTCCTAGCATTGGTTCGCTGCAAGGAAGTGTGTTTGCAACACACAATAATTTATTAGGATTTGGCGATCGCTTGAGTGCAGAATATGGGATTACTGAAGGACTCGATATCTATGACATTAACTATACAATTCCCGTAAATGCCAGCAATAGTACACTTGGTTTACGTTACGGTAACAGTAATAGCCGTATTATTGAAGACCCTTTTCGCGATTTTGATATTAAAAGTGATACCCGCACCTTTTCCGTGTCATTTCGTCAACCAATATCACAAACCCCTACCAACGAATTTGGATTATCATTAGTATTTGATCTGCGTCGCAGTCGTACGTTTTTACTCGATGAAACGTTTTCTTTTACGGAAGGACCTGACAATGGAGAATCACGAGTTAGCGTAGTGCGCTTTGCGCAAGATTGGGTAGATCGTGGTACAACACGAGTCTTAGCTGCGCGATCGCAATTTAGCTTTGGCATCGATGCATTTGATGCAACAATTAACAATACTGGCACTGATGGCAGATTCTTTAGCTGGTTAGGTCAGTTTCAATGGGTACAACAACTATCACCTAGAATTCTTTTACTATCTCGACTTGATGTACAGCTGACACCAGATTCTTTATTGTCGCTAGAAAGATTTGGTCTTGGTGGAGTAGATACTGTACGCGGCTATCGTCAAAATGAGATAGTTGCAGATAATGCCATTTTAGGTTCAGTAGAAGTCCGCTTTCCGCTGACATCCGATCCGAACATACTGCAAATCGCACCATTCATTGACCTTGGTACAGCTTGGAATAATCGCTTTCCCGATCCCGATCCGACGACGCTTGCTGGTTTGGGCTTAGGTTTGCGTTGGTTAGTGAGTCCAAATCTAGCACTCCGCCTTGACTACGGTGTTCCCTTAATCTCCATTGATGACCGAGGTAACTCACTACAAGATCAAGGTCTTTATTTTTCACTACGCTACCAACCATTTTAA
- a CDS encoding filamentous hemagglutinin N-terminal domain-containing protein, producing MTNLKLGLSGLRLVQFTTVVGAIALSQTCAQAQITPDTTLGSENSVVTPDVIINGTSSDRIDGGAIRGANLFHSFQEFNIDAGRGAYFSNPAGIDNILSRVTGNNPSNILGTLGVLGNANLFLMNPNGIIFGENSSLNVAGSFIATTANAIGFGEQGLFNASSPNVPSSLLTVSPSAFLFNQINASSIENRSTAPAGQDAAGNSGYFGLRVPDGQSLLLIGGDITADGGGIVAFGGRVDLAAVAGIGTVGLEHNGDNFSLSVPDDLSRADVALTNGAGFIVAGEGGGDIAIAAQNINILEGSSLSAGILSDLGSDGAQAGDITLNAKETVNIAGSGRSLIENDVNQNATGNGGNIDIQAGGSIFLRDGAVLSTNISGEGNAGIMSLIANDSVFIEGIGDTRFNTLVLNRVEKGAAGNAGEIKITTGSLVINNNAQISSITEGEGNSGNVVIEAQDLVSLDNATIFSEVSDGEVAGSEGGIGSGGDIKITTSNLSLVNGSQLRSDTESLGNAGNVAIIATDKVTLSGRGPATGPFRDQIISSAISSTVEEKAIGEGGDITLKTNSLVMNDGAFLDTRTIGEGNAGDIFIEIENFVSHTAQLRARTQGRGNAGNIKIVAGDSVSFDDSPAGAFSSVDAGSLGDGGNIEISARAFSLSNGAVLSTSTSSTGKAGNIVVNATEQVTLDGAGSGLLATTQDSPIVREAGNNNDAGQLTNTSQDLTFGATGQLVPGIAGFLSSSNDVDFYKIYLNGNQTFSATTVGNTNVDTRLFLFDANGRGVYFNDDASDNTYQSTLPAGHPLTPAIAGEYHLAITSWANDPLSNDGKIFGSGSFTDILGSTGSGGALPLSDWNNRGADHGGYIISLTDISATPATIPSGNGGDIKITTGSLSITNGAQMQASTAGHGNAGNIDIQSRSLIVQDSARIAVNSEGSGNAGGLTLKSGQLLIQNAAEVSASTTSSGQGGNIDIQAGAVRLSDRAQINASSQGQGNAGSITINADGLIESTNSDILTFADQAAGGAIAISAQDIRLRGDSDIQTNVASGTGGGGNITLSANSILAFDDSDILAFAQDGRGGNIALNTSVFFGENFQPAAVNSDPSTLDGNNRVDINATGAVAGVVNIPDVSFIQNSLTELPANIINTETLVANSCIARSRNQAGNFLITGTGGLPSRPGEQAAFTYSTGSVRSIPDTSSSRTWQLGDRIVEPQGAYRLSNGQLILSRECS from the coding sequence ATGACCAATTTAAAACTTGGTTTAAGTGGATTGCGGCTAGTGCAATTTACGACCGTTGTAGGAGCGATCGCCCTTTCACAAACTTGCGCCCAAGCTCAGATTACTCCAGATACCACGCTTGGTAGTGAAAATTCGGTAGTCACACCGGATGTTATTATTAATGGGACTTCTAGCGATCGCATTGATGGTGGTGCAATTCGAGGAGCTAACCTTTTCCACAGTTTTCAAGAGTTCAATATTGATGCAGGAAGAGGCGCTTACTTTAGCAATCCTGCGGGAATTGACAACATTCTCAGTCGAGTTACAGGAAACAACCCTTCTAACATTCTGGGTACGCTTGGTGTTTTAGGTAATGCCAACCTATTCTTGATGAATCCCAATGGTATTATTTTTGGGGAAAATAGCAGTTTGAATGTTGCAGGTTCTTTTATTGCGACAACGGCTAATGCAATTGGGTTTGGCGAACAAGGTTTATTCAATGCATCAAGTCCTAATGTGCCTTCTTCACTCTTAACAGTGAGTCCCTCAGCATTTTTGTTTAACCAAATTAATGCAAGTTCTATCGAAAACAGATCAACAGCACCCGCAGGTCAAGATGCAGCAGGTAATTCGGGCTATTTTGGTCTAAGAGTTCCAGATGGTCAAAGTTTACTACTCATTGGTGGAGATATAACCGCAGATGGCGGTGGAATTGTTGCTTTTGGCGGGCGCGTTGATCTCGCAGCAGTAGCAGGAATAGGAACAGTAGGCTTAGAGCATAATGGCGATAATTTTAGTTTGTCAGTTCCAGACGATCTATCTAGGGCTGATGTCGCTTTGACAAATGGCGCAGGGTTTATTGTTGCAGGTGAAGGTGGTGGAGATATTGCGATCGCTGCACAGAACATAAATATCTTGGAAGGAAGTAGTCTTTCCGCAGGGATATTAAGTGATTTAGGTTCAGATGGTGCACAAGCTGGAGATATTACGCTTAATGCCAAGGAAACTGTCAATATAGCTGGTTCAGGAAGAAGCTTAATTGAGAATGATGTCAATCAGAACGCAACAGGGAATGGTGGCAACATTGATATCCAAGCTGGAGGATCGATTTTTCTGAGAGATGGAGCTGTACTAAGTACCAATATCTCTGGAGAAGGAAACGCAGGCATTATGAGCCTTATAGCCAATGATAGCGTTTTCATTGAAGGTATTGGTGATACTCGATTTAATACTTTAGTTCTTAATAGAGTAGAAAAAGGAGCAGCTGGCAACGCTGGAGAGATAAAAATTACAACAGGATCGCTTGTCATAAACAACAATGCTCAAATATCTTCTATTACTGAAGGTGAAGGCAACTCAGGCAACGTAGTTATTGAAGCACAAGACCTTGTGTCTCTAGACAATGCCACTATCTTCTCAGAAGTCAGTGATGGAGAAGTTGCTGGTAGTGAAGGTGGAATTGGAAGTGGAGGTGATATTAAAATCACGACTAGTAATCTTTCTCTAGTTAATGGCTCACAGCTACGTTCTGATACTGAGAGTTTAGGAAACGCAGGTAATGTAGCAATAATTGCTACTGATAAAGTAACTCTTTCTGGAAGAGGACCAGCAACAGGACCGTTTAGAGACCAGATTATATCTAGTGCTATTTCTAGCACAGTAGAGGAAAAGGCAATTGGTGAGGGAGGTGATATCACACTTAAGACAAACTCTTTGGTTATGAACGATGGTGCTTTCCTGGATACGAGAACAATTGGGGAAGGAAACGCAGGAGATATTTTTATCGAAATAGAAAATTTTGTATCTCATACTGCTCAACTACGTGCTAGAACTCAGGGACGGGGAAATGCAGGCAATATCAAGATTGTTGCAGGTGATAGCGTTTCCTTTGATGATTCTCCTGCCGGAGCATTTAGCTCAGTAGATGCTGGCTCTTTAGGAGATGGAGGTAATATTGAAATTTCTGCAAGAGCATTTTCCCTCAGTAATGGTGCTGTGTTGAGCACGAGTACTTCTAGTACTGGTAAGGCTGGTAACATTGTGGTCAATGCTACTGAGCAAGTTACATTAGATGGCGCTGGTAGCGGATTGCTAGCGACAACACAAGACTCACCTATTGTTAGGGAAGCTGGAAACAATAATGATGCAGGACAGCTAACTAATACATCTCAAGATTTAACATTTGGGGCAACTGGACAACTTGTGCCTGGTATCGCTGGATTTCTTTCTAGTAGTAACGATGTAGATTTCTACAAAATATACTTAAATGGGAATCAAACCTTTTCAGCAACTACCGTTGGTAACACTAATGTCGATACTCGGTTGTTTCTCTTTGATGCCAACGGTCGGGGTGTCTACTTCAACGATGATGCCAGTGACAACACATATCAATCAACCTTACCAGCAGGTCATCCTCTGACTCCAGCTATAGCAGGCGAATATCACTTAGCAATCACAAGCTGGGCAAACGATCCTTTAAGTAATGATGGCAAGATCTTTGGCTCTGGTAGTTTTACGGATATTCTTGGTTCAACAGGTTCAGGTGGAGCGCTGCCCTTGAGCGATTGGAATAATCGTGGCGCTGACCATGGAGGCTACATTATCAGCCTGACAGATATTTCCGCTACACCAGCAACAATTCCTAGCGGAAATGGAGGTGACATCAAAATCACAACAGGGTCACTTTCAATTACAAATGGCGCTCAGATGCAAGCTAGTACTGCTGGACATGGTAATGCTGGAAACATTGATATCCAATCTAGGTCTTTAATTGTTCAAGATAGTGCTCGGATAGCTGTCAACAGTGAAGGCTCAGGAAATGCAGGCGGGCTGACACTTAAATCAGGGCAATTGCTTATCCAGAATGCAGCAGAAGTATCAGCGTCAACGACGAGTAGTGGTCAGGGTGGCAACATTGATATTCAAGCTGGAGCAGTGAGATTGAGCGATCGCGCTCAAATTAATGCGAGTTCACAAGGTCAGGGAAATGCAGGAAGCATCACTATTAATGCAGATGGTCTTATTGAGTCTACTAACAGTGATATTCTCACTTTTGCCGATCAAGCTGCTGGTGGTGCGATCGCTATTTCTGCTCAAGATATCCGCCTACGCGGTGACAGTGACATCCAAACCAATGTTGCTAGTGGCACTGGTGGTGGTGGTAACATTACCTTAAGTGCTAACTCGATCCTCGCGTTCGATGACAGCGATATCCTTGCTTTTGCCCAAGATGGTCGCGGTGGTAATATTGCTCTCAATACCTCCGTATTTTTTGGTGAAAACTTTCAACCTGCTGCAGTTAATAGTGACCCTAGTACTCTAGATGGCAATAACCGCGTTGATATTAACGCTACTGGTGCAGTAGCTGGTGTTGTCAATATCCCTGATGTCAGCTTTATTCAAAATAGCCTCACAGAATTACCTGCAAACATCATCAACACTGAAACTTTGGTAGCAAATAGTTGTATAGCACGTAGTCGTAACCAAGCAGGTAATTTCCTAATTACAGGCACTGGTGGTTTACCGAGTCGTCCAGGAGAGCAAGCAGCTTTTACATATTCTACTGGAAGTGTACGTTCGATACCAGATACAAGCTCTTCCCGTACGTGGCAATTAGGCGATCGCATTGTCGAACCGCAAGGCGCATACCGCTTGAGTAACGGGCAACTGATTCTGAGTCGTGAGTGTTCTTAG
- a CDS encoding fused MFS/spermidine synthase gives MAILDESDMPKRSIASISLLILLFFSGFAALVYQVLWVRELGLLFGSTAQAAALTVAIFFTGLASGGWFWGRRAPLFASSLCWFGWIEIGVALTALGHFVLVDVYHALYPILYAAVGHSPLLDTLVKAIIAATLLLPASFLMGGTLPLMVQHLVRYPNKLATVGTQLYAVNTAGSASGALATGFVLPLVLGFRHTYLLAVGLDFTVGLLAVILAGTDAQMSSISSDSQQKLNSDARKVSERSPQFLPLPAPLIWATAFSSGFATLGIEVIWTRLFSQVLQNSVYTYALVLSTFLLALSLGAAIANALSQLHCPTPPIILCCLLLLASSATAVSPWLFYEVTDGLTYLGGDLGWGGYLLAIASVAGLVMLLPGMVLGAVLPYLMRILDADPRQPSERVGRLISADTIGAILGSLSAGFLLLPIMGAWRSLLLLAAVYLVILAAIALIHTTLTRLVVAGIAVAGVVLVTGMNLQMLQTVPIGTRANDRIVEIREGSHATVAVVDAANGGRAIRVNTYYTLGSSRNLHFEQNQTVVPMMAHPTPDSVFYLGMGTGITAGAALAFPVERVVVCELLPEVVALSKAHFTAWTRGLFEDERVTIHAEDGRNCLSRSGDRYNLIISDLFTPWERGTGNLYTLENYQIAKERLEPDGIFVQWIPLYQVSQQEFGIIARTMAEAFPQVVLWRGDLAPSRSIVALVGQKQAQLLDPQVIARHGRHLMNQLGAIAIPTSDEALTALLLRLYVGNITASRLFDNYPLNTDDYPLIEYLAPQTHRQVQTGAARFLVGSERERLYNQIRSAVSPEVDPYLANLTSAQYGYVNAGHSYSQYVQLSAQGSKEQARPHLESFQALSPPDAIQDLSPARVMLRQMPFD, from the coding sequence GTGGCGATACTAGATGAATCAGATATGCCAAAACGCTCGATTGCTTCAATCAGCCTGCTGATCTTATTGTTTTTCTCAGGCTTTGCTGCACTTGTTTATCAGGTACTATGGGTGCGCGAGTTGGGATTGCTATTTGGCAGTACTGCCCAAGCAGCGGCTCTGACTGTTGCCATTTTCTTTACAGGGCTTGCCTCTGGAGGTTGGTTTTGGGGTCGTCGCGCTCCTTTGTTTGCCTCTAGTCTATGCTGGTTTGGGTGGATTGAAATCGGAGTGGCATTAACCGCATTAGGGCATTTTGTTCTTGTTGATGTTTATCATGCGCTGTATCCCATCCTCTACGCTGCAGTAGGCCATTCTCCGCTCTTAGATACGCTGGTAAAAGCTATTATTGCGGCAACTTTGCTCTTGCCTGCTTCTTTTTTAATGGGTGGTACTCTGCCACTGATGGTGCAGCATTTGGTGCGCTACCCAAATAAATTGGCAACTGTCGGCACCCAGCTTTATGCCGTCAATACAGCCGGTTCAGCGTCAGGTGCATTGGCAACTGGCTTTGTCTTACCCCTGGTGTTAGGGTTTCGTCATACCTATTTACTGGCTGTGGGACTAGACTTTACAGTCGGGCTATTGGCAGTGATACTAGCTGGCACAGATGCACAAATGTCGAGCATTTCATCGGACTCGCAACAAAAATTGAATTCCGATGCTAGAAAAGTCTCTGAACGATCGCCTCAGTTTTTACCTTTACCTGCTCCTCTCATCTGGGCGACAGCATTCTCCTCTGGGTTTGCCACTCTTGGGATTGAAGTGATCTGGACTAGGCTGTTTTCTCAAGTCTTGCAGAACTCTGTCTACACCTATGCCCTTGTCCTCTCAACCTTCTTACTTGCCCTCTCATTAGGAGCAGCGATCGCCAATGCTCTCTCTCAGCTGCATTGTCCCACGCCACCGATTATTCTATGTTGCTTATTGTTGCTGGCTAGTAGCGCTACAGCAGTTTCTCCCTGGCTGTTTTATGAAGTGACTGATGGACTGACTTACCTGGGGGGCGATCTAGGCTGGGGTGGTTATCTGTTGGCGATCGCCAGTGTAGCAGGGTTGGTGATGCTGTTGCCTGGAATGGTGCTAGGGGCAGTGCTGCCTTATTTAATGCGAATTCTAGATGCTGATCCGCGACAGCCCAGTGAGCGAGTCGGGCGACTCATCTCAGCCGATACAATTGGTGCAATTCTAGGATCGCTGAGTGCAGGTTTCTTGCTACTGCCGATAATGGGAGCCTGGCGGAGTTTGTTGCTGTTGGCTGCTGTTTACTTAGTAATTTTGGCTGCGATCGCCTTGATTCATACAACTCTGACTCGTCTAGTTGTGGCTGGAATCGCAGTTGCTGGGGTAGTTCTCGTCACCGGAATGAATTTGCAAATGCTGCAAACAGTGCCCATTGGAACCCGTGCAAATGACCGGATTGTAGAAATACGAGAAGGATCTCATGCAACGGTTGCAGTAGTTGATGCCGCTAATGGGGGACGAGCTATTCGAGTTAACACCTACTACACGCTGGGTAGCTCGCGTAATTTGCACTTCGAGCAAAATCAAACTGTCGTGCCAATGATGGCTCATCCGACGCCTGACTCAGTGTTCTACTTGGGAATGGGTACAGGTATTACAGCGGGTGCTGCTCTGGCGTTTCCAGTCGAGCGAGTTGTTGTGTGTGAGCTATTACCTGAGGTGGTTGCTTTATCAAAAGCTCACTTTACTGCTTGGACTAGAGGACTATTTGAAGATGAACGAGTGACAATTCATGCCGAAGATGGACGTAACTGTTTGAGCCGCAGCGGCGATCGCTATAACCTGATTATTAGTGACTTATTTACGCCGTGGGAGCGGGGTACAGGCAATCTCTACACGTTGGAGAATTATCAAATTGCCAAGGAACGCCTAGAGCCAGATGGCATCTTCGTCCAGTGGATTCCTCTTTATCAAGTATCGCAGCAGGAGTTTGGTATCATTGCCCGCACAATGGCAGAAGCCTTTCCCCAGGTGGTGTTGTGGCGCGGTGATTTAGCACCCAGCCGCTCAATCGTGGCACTAGTCGGACAAAAACAGGCACAGCTGCTCGATCCACAGGTTATTGCTCGGCATGGACGCCATCTTATGAATCAGTTGGGGGCGATCGCTATCCCTACCAGCGATGAGGCTTTAACAGCGCTCTTGCTTCGGTTGTATGTTGGCAATATCACCGCAAGCAGACTATTTGACAACTACCCGCTCAACACTGACGACTACCCCCTGATTGAGTATCTTGCACCGCAAACTCACCGACAGGTACAAACTGGAGCAGCTCGTTTCCTCGTTGGTTCTGAGCGAGAACGGCTATACAACCAGATCCGTTCAGCCGTTAGTCCAGAAGTCGATCCCTACCTCGCCAATCTCACTTCAGCACAATATGGCTACGTGAATGCAGGTCACAGTTACTCTCAATATGTCCAATTGTCAGCACAGGGCAGCAAGGAGCAGGCTCGCCCTCACCTGGAGAGTTTTCAAGCACTCTCTCCACCTGATGCGATTCAAGATTTATCTCCAGCCAGAGTGATGCTGAGGCAGATGCCCTTCGACTGA